The following are encoded in a window of Thunnus albacares chromosome 9, fThuAlb1.1, whole genome shotgun sequence genomic DNA:
- the LOC122988367 gene encoding granzyme E-like: MNIQCKLVILILALTLDDQVHTGKIIGGHEAVAHSRPYMALLEMKMPRGKTKHCGGFLLNEDFVMTAAHCQAKSYTVLLGVHIYREKTNGIQEIPVDQTFPHKDYNATDLTNDIMLLKMSSKAHFSKTVKPIGLAGQGDGSLPKSCIVSGWGTTGINKGHMSHRLMEANVTLSDEEQCVVENSYCSQGDIGPGVGDSGGPLVCEDGKAYGVVSSAFSPHGGGPKMYNYAKIPDYRYWIDSFMKYNGKL; encoded by the exons ATGAATATCCAGTGTAAACTTGTTATACTGATACTTGCGCTGACTCTTGATGATCAAG TTCATACAGGGAAAATTATTGGAGGTCATGAGGCTGTGGCACATAGCAGGCCTTACATGGCGCTTTTGGAGATGAAGATGCCACGtggtaaaacaaaacactgtggtGGCTTTCTTCTAAATGAGGATTTTGTGATGACTGCAGCCCACTGTCAAGCCAA GTCCTACACAGTCTTACTAGGAGTTCacatttacagagaaaaaactAATGGCATACAGGAAATACCTGTGGACCAAACATTTCCACATAAGGACTACAATGCAACTGACTTGACAAATGACATAATGTTACTCAAG ATGAGCTCCAAGGCACATTTCAGCAAAACTGTGAAACCCATTGGTCTCGCAGGTCAAGGTGACGGCTCTCTGCCAAAATCATGTATAGTCTCCGGCTGGGGCACAACAGGCATCAACAAAGGACATATGTCTCATAGACTCATGGAAGCCAATGTAACACTAAGTGATGAAGAGCAGTGTGTTGTAGAAAACTCATACTGCTCTCAGGGAGACATTGGACCGGGTGTG GGAGACTCTGGTGGTCCACTGGTCTGTGAAGATGGAAAGGCATACGGGGTGGTGTCCTCCGCCTTCAGTCCACATGGAGGTGGCCCAAAAATGTACAATTATGCCAAGATTCCTGACTATAGATACTGGATCGATTCATTCATGAAATATAATGGAAAGCTCTAA